The genomic interval CTTGCCTTTTCAATAACTTCATCTACACTTTTTCCTAAATACCTTCCATCAAGGCCATTGCCTTTTACCCCCCTGTCAATATCAACAACCGGGGCAAAGTCTATGTCAAAACCATAGTAATTTAATAAAAAACCTATTCTTTTGCCAAATTCAAGGAATTTTTCTTTATTTTCAGGCAGGGGGATATCCCCCTCAATCTTTCTAAACCTGTTTACAAGCCCACCCTCTAAATCAATGGCTAATTTAATAGATGGGAAATTATTTTTTATTGATGACACAAGGCTTTTTAACTGTATTTTTGATTTAATATTTTTTGAAAAAAAGATTAACCCATAAGGCTTAATTTTCTCAATGTATTTTTCAAGATTTTCAGAGTATTCAGTTTCGTTAAAAGAAACTATAATTTCAGTCAAATTTATAACCCTTTGGAATTACAACAATTCCCTCTTCAGTAACCTTAAACCTTTTCTTATCTTCTTCCAGGTTATAGCCTATTACTGTATGCGGAGGGATATTAACATCTTTATCGCAGAGGACATTTTTCAATTTACAATGGCGCCCAACATTTACATTGTTGAATAGAATACAATTGTCCACATTAGAGTATGAATTTATCCTTACATTTGAAAACAAAATTGATTTGTTTACCCTTCCACCACTTATAATACAACCTTCCGCAATTATTGAATCTGTGGCAACTCCAACCCTCTTTTTCTTCTCATTGGCAAAAACAAACTTTGCAGGGGGAGCATCCTGATTGTATGAATAAATAGGCCATTTTTTATTGTAAAGGTTAAATATTGGGGAAACTGAAACCAAATCCATGCTTGCCTTCCAGTATGAATCAATAGTTCCAATATCAACCCAGTACCCTATTTCCTTCTTGGTTATCCCCGGCACCCTGTTTTTCCTGAAATCGTAAACAAAAACTTTGTAATCATTGTACATTGATGGAATTACATTTT from Thermotomaculum hydrothermale carries:
- a CDS encoding glycoside hydrolase family 3 protein; the encoded protein is MTEIIVSFNETEYSENLEKYIEKIKPYGLIFFSKNIKSKIQLKSLVSSIKNNFPSIKLAIDLEGGLVNRFRKIEGDIPLPENKEKFLEFGKRIGFLLNYYGFDIDFAPVVDIDRGVKGNGLDGRYLGKSVDEVIEKASDFLEGLESEGITGCLKHYIGLSYAKIDSHFGLPEIEEIKEEDELPFRVLSKKNRLIMFAHIKIKGYGISTYSKKLVNRVKSFHKGKIVTDDLGMKALPVEKLTKKIEKVSLAGFDFAIVSDMISGFNLPELL